One window from the genome of Spirosoma rhododendri encodes:
- a CDS encoding bifunctional aldolase/short-chain dehydrogenase, whose product MIASPNTFRHVSYLWDNAKAAELEGDEVALLIYRSNLLGADLRLTNYGGGNTSCKAMATDPLTGQPTEVMWVKGSGGDIGTLTRSGLAALYVDRLRSLKNIYRGIEHEDEMVELFNHCIFDLASKAPSIDTPLHGFLPYKHIDHLHPDAAIAIAAAKDGKRITQELFNGTIGWVDWQRPGFDLGLKLAECVEQNPGIRGIMLGSHGLFTWGDTAYESYVNTLEVVERCAEYLADNYGKDRPVFGGSKRESLPADVRKTQAAKLAPVLRGLCSSEHHMIGHFTDDERVLEFINSNDLDRLAPMGTSCPDHFLRTKISPLVLPLAADADLNDGPALRTELTPAFEQYRAMYQDYYNTCKHPNSPAIRDANPVVLLYPGVGMFTFAKDKQTARVAAEFYINAINVMKGAEAISEYTSLPRQEAFDIEYWLLEEAKLQRMPKPKPLSGKIALITGSAGGIGKAIAKKFAQEGACVVLNDINQERLDGAQAEFTKAFGKDAVATTTLNVTDYTSIQDALSAASLAFGGVDIVVNNAGISISKPIAEHTIDEWDRLYDILVKGQFMVTKAAVEVLRKQDMGGDIINIVSKNALVAGPNNAGYGSAKAAQLHLSRLNAAELGSDSIRVNTVNPDAVISDSNIWAGGWAEGRAKAYGVTVEELPAYYAKRTLLNEIILPDDIANACFAFVGGLLNKSTGNVLNVDGGVAMAFVR is encoded by the coding sequence ATGATTGCTTCGCCAAACACATTTCGCCACGTCAGTTACCTCTGGGACAACGCCAAAGCCGCCGAACTCGAAGGCGACGAAGTAGCCCTGCTCATCTACCGCTCGAACCTGCTGGGTGCCGATCTCCGCCTGACCAACTACGGGGGCGGCAACACGTCCTGCAAAGCAATGGCCACCGACCCGCTGACGGGTCAGCCGACCGAAGTGATGTGGGTGAAAGGCTCCGGTGGCGACATCGGCACGCTCACCCGCAGCGGTCTGGCCGCGCTGTACGTCGACCGGCTGCGGAGTCTGAAAAACATCTACCGGGGTATCGAACACGAAGACGAAATGGTCGAGCTATTCAACCACTGCATCTTCGATCTGGCGTCGAAAGCCCCGTCGATTGATACGCCCCTACACGGCTTTCTGCCTTACAAACACATCGACCACCTGCACCCCGACGCAGCCATTGCCATCGCTGCCGCCAAAGACGGCAAGCGCATCACGCAGGAGCTGTTCAACGGCACCATCGGCTGGGTCGACTGGCAGCGGCCGGGCTTCGACCTGGGGCTAAAACTGGCCGAATGCGTCGAGCAGAATCCCGGCATTCGCGGCATCATGCTTGGGTCGCACGGGCTGTTTACGTGGGGCGACACGGCCTACGAAAGCTACGTCAACACGCTGGAAGTGGTCGAACGCTGCGCTGAGTACCTGGCCGACAACTATGGCAAAGACCGGCCTGTATTTGGTGGCTCCAAGCGTGAGAGCCTGCCCGCCGACGTGCGGAAAACGCAGGCCGCCAAACTAGCTCCGGTGCTGCGCGGTCTGTGTTCGAGCGAACACCACATGATCGGTCACTTCACCGATGACGAGCGGGTGCTGGAGTTTATCAACTCGAATGATCTGGACCGGTTGGCCCCGATGGGTACCTCCTGCCCCGACCACTTCCTGCGCACGAAAATCAGCCCGTTGGTACTGCCCCTTGCCGCCGACGCCGACCTGAATGACGGACCGGCCCTGCGCACCGAACTGACGCCCGCGTTTGAGCAGTACCGGGCCATGTATCAGGACTATTACAACACCTGCAAGCACCCCAACAGTCCCGCCATCCGGGACGCCAATCCGGTCGTGCTGCTGTATCCGGGCGTGGGCATGTTTACCTTCGCAAAAGACAAGCAGACCGCCCGCGTAGCCGCCGAATTCTACATCAACGCGATCAACGTGATGAAGGGCGCGGAAGCGATTTCGGAGTACACCTCGCTACCCCGGCAGGAAGCCTTCGACATCGAATACTGGCTACTCGAAGAAGCCAAGCTGCAACGAATGCCGAAGCCCAAACCGCTGTCGGGCAAAATCGCGCTGATTACCGGTAGTGCGGGCGGTATCGGTAAAGCCATCGCCAAAAAATTCGCGCAGGAAGGGGCCTGCGTCGTACTGAACGACATCAATCAGGAGCGGCTCGACGGGGCGCAGGCCGAGTTTACCAAAGCCTTCGGCAAAGACGCTGTCGCCACGACGACGCTGAACGTGACCGACTACACCAGCATTCAGGATGCGCTGTCGGCGGCTAGTCTAGCGTTTGGCGGGGTCGATATTGTTGTGAACAACGCGGGTATCAGCATCTCCAAGCCGATTGCAGAACATACCATCGACGAGTGGGACCGACTGTACGACATTCTGGTGAAGGGCCAGTTCATGGTGACGAAAGCGGCCGTTGAGGTGCTGCGCAAGCAGGACATGGGGGGCGACATTATCAACATCGTCTCGAAAAATGCGCTCGTTGCCGGACCGAACAACGCGGGCTATGGCTCAGCGAAAGCGGCTCAACTGCACCTGAGCCGTCTGAATGCCGCCGAACTGGGTAGCGATAGCATCCGCGTCAACACGGTCAACCCCGACGCGGTCATTTCCGACTCGAACATCTGGGCGGGTGGCTGGGCCGAAGGGCGCGCTAAAGCCTACGGCGTCACAGTCGAGGAACTCCCCGCCTACTACGCCAAACGGACGCTGCTCAACGAGATCATCCTGCCCGACGATATTGCTAATGCTTGTTTCGCCTTCGTCGGCGGCTTGCTCAATAAATCTACCGGCAACGTCCTCAACGTCGACGGCGGTGTCGCCATGGCCTTCGTCCGCTAA